The following proteins are encoded in a genomic region of Thermococcus henrietii:
- a CDS encoding radical SAM protein: MIDSSKFKASKYILDIPCDIGDNRYIILFNTLTHSLVAVSEKIWKKLRNDNLKEIPTEIFDELINLGFLLPEELDEREIARTRINLSKYNPTHMGMFVNMTSRCNLACPYCYQDLRKNSNINLDLTVENWNKIMKLISKKGDILKKISVVFFGGEPMLNYDTLKVAVRDLDSLREIDIETSMSIITNGTLFSKQTGQELAPFINSVQITLDGMRETHDKMRPYPDGRGTFDIILKNILDNIDQYKKRIILRSNINESNIASVKSLLHYLREEYGLHKLLGGVGFEYIFPTQTSIHAGESYKLSQHISKLLIEIYSYAVDLGYPIGNPLVLGPCMASHAFSFAVDEQLNVYKCPGFLYSNPDGYIDEDGNLIIMNSRWYSLINFEPPCAFNCKFGPICYGGCKWMASALKSKISCNIEHLQNYSEFLTLYVKSRYKKLLEGEQ, from the coding sequence ATGATAGATAGTAGTAAATTTAAGGCCTCGAAGTATATTTTAGACATTCCATGTGATATAGGGGACAATAGATATATAATATTATTTAATACCCTCACTCATTCTTTAGTTGCTGTATCAGAGAAAATTTGGAAGAAACTTAGAAACGATAATCTCAAAGAAATACCAACAGAGATTTTTGATGAATTAATAAACCTGGGATTTCTATTGCCGGAAGAATTAGATGAAAGGGAGATAGCAAGGACACGCATAAATTTATCAAAATATAACCCAACACATATGGGAATGTTTGTAAATATGACATCAAGATGCAATCTTGCATGTCCATACTGTTATCAAGACTTAAGAAAGAATTCAAACATTAATCTAGATTTAACAGTTGAAAATTGGAACAAAATCATGAAGTTGATTTCTAAAAAAGGAGATATTCTAAAGAAGATAAGTGTTGTATTCTTCGGAGGAGAGCCCATGTTGAATTATGATACCCTGAAAGTAGCAGTAAGAGATCTAGATTCTTTAAGGGAGATAGATATTGAAACTTCTATGTCCATAATAACTAATGGAACGTTATTCTCCAAGCAAACGGGTCAAGAGCTGGCACCTTTCATAAATTCAGTTCAGATCACTCTAGACGGAATGAGGGAGACTCATGATAAGATGAGACCATATCCCGATGGACGTGGAACATTTGATATTATCCTGAAGAATATCCTAGATAATATTGATCAATACAAAAAGAGAATCATATTGAGATCGAATATAAATGAAAGCAATATCGCTAGTGTTAAGTCCTTATTACATTATTTAAGAGAGGAATACGGGTTACATAAGTTGTTAGGAGGGGTTGGTTTTGAATACATATTTCCAACGCAAACGTCAATACATGCAGGTGAAAGCTATAAATTAAGCCAACACATCTCAAAACTACTAATTGAAATTTACTCCTACGCTGTGGATTTGGGATATCCAATAGGAAATCCCCTAGTACTCGGTCCATGTATGGCAAGCCATGCTTTTAGTTTTGCGGTGGATGAACAACTAAATGTATATAAATGTCCAGGCTTTTTATATTCAAACCCAGACGGATACATTGACGAAGATGGTAATCTTATCATCATGAATTCTAGATGGTATTCTTTAATAAACTTTGAGCCACCATGTGCTTTCAATTGTAAATTTGGCCCAATATGCTATGGAGGATGTAAATGGATGGCCAGTGCGTTAAAGTCTAAAATTTCTTGTAACATAGAGCACTTACAGAATTACAGCGAATTTTTGACACTTTATGTTAAGTCAAGATACAAAAAACTTCTGGAGGGTGAACAATGA
- a CDS encoding ABC transporter ATP-binding protein: protein MNVIEINNLTKVYPDGTKANDGISINVGKNEIVGIIGPNGAGKTTLIRQLLGLLRPTEGHIRVMGRDILANPGIIKETLAYVPQYPLSFPSLRVEEVLGYVLKMRNGDISPVEMREKISEVLNLLGLNGAAKFFGYQLSGGMKKSLLLAMALVQELPVLVLDEPTSMVDIVTKHRLWSAIRNSNREGILLASHDMNEVKALCDRVYLLVYGKIVASGTPADIVSMIKMPTEVRLIPERAISPNLLPKEHKRRGDLYEMAFDTLGDALKTVEAILESSGIAYLEIESPSFENLVISLIGRDRE from the coding sequence ATGAACGTGATAGAAATCAACAACCTCACCAAAGTATATCCCGATGGTACAAAGGCTAACGACGGAATTTCGATAAACGTGGGAAAGAATGAAATCGTTGGTATTATCGGTCCCAACGGAGCGGGGAAGACTACCCTTATACGTCAGCTTTTGGGACTTCTAAGGCCTACTGAGGGCCATATTAGGGTTATGGGAAGGGACATACTGGCAAATCCGGGCATCATAAAGGAAACTCTAGCCTACGTGCCCCAATACCCTCTCAGCTTTCCATCGCTAAGGGTTGAGGAAGTTCTGGGATACGTGCTTAAAATGCGGAACGGAGACATTTCACCGGTGGAGATGAGAGAGAAGATATCTGAGGTTTTGAATCTCCTTGGACTCAATGGGGCGGCAAAGTTCTTTGGGTATCAGCTTTCCGGAGGCATGAAGAAATCACTATTGCTGGCAATGGCACTTGTTCAGGAGCTCCCGGTTCTCGTGCTCGACGAGCCCACGAGCATGGTGGACATCGTCACAAAACACCGCCTCTGGAGTGCAATAAGGAACTCAAACCGCGAGGGTATTCTACTCGCCAGCCACGACATGAACGAAGTCAAGGCCCTATGCGATAGGGTGTATCTCCTCGTCTACGGGAAGATAGTCGCCTCTGGCACGCCTGCGGACATCGTCTCAATGATTAAGATGCCTACTGAAGTTCGCCTGATACCTGAACGAGCGATATCCCCCAACCTTCTGCCTAAGGAACACAAAAGGCGCGGAGACCTCTACGAAATGGCCTTTGACACGCTTGGGGATGCGCTGAAGACGGTGGAGGCAATACTCGAGAGTTCCGGCATCGCATACCTTGAGATTGAATCCCCCTCCTTCGAGAACCTCGTGATAAGCCTCATCGGGAGGGATAGAGAATGA
- the gor gene encoding glyceraldehyde-3-phosphate:ferredoxin oxidoreductase gives MKFTVIHIKLNENKVESEEIEKDGIYGVIDYGLELHETLETHSIDPYDPRNVVVMGMGPFSGSALPGAHRLMFFFRSPLYGTLFPSAMGGAAYAFKNVGVDFVTFEGKAEKPVVVLLYNDGENVGVELHEIELEKVIEVWRGYKGEEGVYALTQYLIDTFGGRFDFEYRIAVVGPSALNTNYGAIFSQALRKGQRLVGSEDWAARGGSGSVLLRAHNVIGIIFGGKPRKRKFPGEDISNFRTAKGIVEGVHKKPYNEVISEKTTKYRFNPKLNTGGTFGGNYPAEGDFVPILNWQMPYIPKEERIKIHENIMKHYWEPFNEEAIKPKNWTTCGEPCPVVCKKYRNGHHVEYEPYEANGPLSGSIVLRASDISVHAVDAMGFDAIEFGGTAAWVLELVYRGLLKPEEVGLSGKPEFTKEALIERPVEASEINARLVAELAHRVAFGENEIARIIGLGKRKASVILDERFKDRLKYGESFKDYAVFTPLGEDGEMTPTMYWAIGNYIPLPIQGRYWTFYQFGVFLEPKELAQKIIASALWEFWYDNVGWCRFHRGWMKPVLKALFMDAYGQNIDMEEHAKKQIGRLIEYARKAGYTPVFWDSMRVIDLVSAGSEEFGNEKWAEKFRADKVGTAKEYLSKVLEAYSEILGVEWRL, from the coding sequence GTGAAGTTCACTGTCATACATATAAAGCTCAACGAGAACAAAGTTGAAAGCGAGGAAATCGAGAAAGATGGCATTTACGGCGTCATAGATTACGGTCTTGAGCTCCACGAGACCCTTGAAACCCATAGCATTGACCCGTACGACCCGAGAAACGTCGTCGTGATGGGAATGGGGCCGTTCTCGGGTTCGGCCCTTCCCGGTGCACACAGGCTCATGTTCTTCTTCCGCTCCCCGCTCTACGGGACTCTCTTTCCATCGGCGATGGGCGGTGCCGCCTACGCCTTCAAGAACGTCGGCGTTGACTTCGTGACCTTCGAGGGCAAGGCCGAGAAGCCCGTCGTTGTTCTCCTCTACAACGACGGCGAGAACGTTGGGGTCGAGCTCCACGAGATTGAGCTTGAAAAGGTCATCGAGGTCTGGAGGGGCTACAAGGGCGAGGAAGGCGTCTATGCCCTCACCCAGTACCTCATAGACACCTTTGGAGGGCGCTTCGACTTCGAGTACCGCATAGCTGTCGTCGGTCCTTCTGCCCTCAACACCAACTACGGCGCTATATTCTCCCAGGCATTGAGGAAGGGCCAGCGCCTCGTCGGTAGCGAGGACTGGGCCGCGAGGGGTGGCTCCGGAAGCGTTCTGCTCAGGGCACACAACGTCATAGGAATAATCTTCGGTGGAAAGCCGAGGAAGAGGAAATTCCCAGGCGAGGACATCTCGAACTTCAGGACGGCGAAGGGCATAGTCGAGGGCGTCCACAAAAAGCCCTACAACGAGGTCATAAGCGAGAAGACCACCAAGTACCGCTTCAACCCCAAGCTCAACACCGGTGGAACCTTCGGAGGCAACTATCCGGCTGAGGGTGACTTCGTTCCAATACTCAACTGGCAGATGCCCTACATTCCGAAGGAGGAGCGCATAAAAATTCACGAGAACATAATGAAGCACTACTGGGAGCCCTTCAACGAGGAAGCAATAAAGCCCAAAAACTGGACAACCTGTGGCGAGCCCTGTCCGGTCGTCTGCAAGAAGTACCGCAACGGCCACCACGTCGAGTACGAGCCCTACGAGGCCAACGGTCCGCTCAGCGGAAGCATCGTCCTGAGGGCGAGCGACATAAGCGTTCACGCCGTCGATGCTATGGGCTTCGACGCGATAGAGTTCGGAGGAACCGCCGCGTGGGTTCTTGAGCTCGTTTACCGCGGGCTCCTCAAGCCGGAGGAGGTTGGCCTTAGTGGCAAGCCGGAGTTCACGAAGGAGGCCCTAATCGAGCGTCCTGTCGAGGCGAGCGAAATCAACGCCAGGCTCGTTGCTGAACTGGCCCACCGCGTGGCCTTCGGCGAGAACGAGATAGCCAGGATAATCGGCCTCGGCAAGAGGAAGGCGAGCGTAATCCTTGACGAGCGCTTCAAGGACAGGCTCAAGTACGGCGAGAGCTTCAAGGACTACGCGGTCTTCACTCCACTCGGCGAGGACGGCGAGATGACGCCAACGATGTACTGGGCGATAGGCAACTACATACCGCTCCCGATTCAGGGTCGCTACTGGACCTTCTACCAGTTCGGCGTCTTCCTTGAGCCGAAGGAGCTGGCGCAGAAGATAATAGCGAGCGCTCTCTGGGAGTTCTGGTACGACAACGTCGGCTGGTGTCGCTTCCACAGGGGCTGGATGAAGCCCGTGCTTAAGGCGCTCTTCATGGATGCCTACGGCCAGAACATCGACATGGAGGAGCACGCGAAAAAGCAAATCGGGAGGCTCATCGAGTACGCAAGGAAGGCCGGCTACACCCCGGTCTTCTGGGACAGCATGCGCGTTATTGACCTCGTTTCGGCCGGCAGTGAGGAGTTCGGAAACGAAAAGTGGGCCGAGAAGTTCAGGGCCGACAAGGTCGGCACTGCGAAGGAGTACCTGAGCAAAGTGCTGGAAGCCTACAGCGAGATTCTTGGGGTTGAGTGGAGGCTCTGA
- the fbp gene encoding fructose-1,6-bisphosphate aldolase/phosphatase, translating into MAVGEKITISVIKADIGGWPGHSRVHPQLIETAEEVLAKAKEEGTIIDFYVAYAGDDLQLIMTHKKGVDSPEVHGLAWKAFEEATKVAKELGLYGAGQDLLKDAFSGNVRGMGPGVAEMEITLRKSEPIVTFHMDKTEPGAFNLPIFRMFADPFNTAGLVIDPKMHAGFRFEVWDILKHKRVILNTPEEVYDLLALIGAKSRYVIKRVYPKEGHPLPKDEPVAVVSTEKLYEIAGEYVGKDDPVAIVRAQSGLPALGEVLEPFAFPHLVSGWMRGSHNGPIMPVPMNYANPTRFDGPPRVVALGWQISPEGKLVGPVDLFDDPAYDYARQKALEITEYMRRHGPFEPHRLPLEDMEYTTLPGVLKRLEERFEDIE; encoded by the coding sequence ATGGCCGTTGGAGAAAAGATAACGATTAGCGTAATTAAGGCCGACATAGGTGGCTGGCCGGGGCACTCCAGGGTGCACCCGCAGCTGATAGAAACCGCGGAGGAAGTCCTTGCCAAGGCCAAGGAGGAAGGGACGATAATCGACTTCTACGTGGCCTACGCGGGCGACGACCTCCAGCTGATAATGACCCACAAGAAGGGCGTTGACAGTCCAGAGGTTCACGGGCTCGCCTGGAAGGCCTTCGAGGAGGCAACCAAGGTCGCCAAGGAGCTCGGCCTCTACGGCGCCGGTCAGGACCTTCTCAAGGACGCCTTCAGCGGAAACGTCCGCGGAATGGGCCCGGGCGTTGCCGAGATGGAGATTACCCTCAGGAAGAGCGAGCCGATAGTGACCTTCCACATGGACAAGACCGAGCCCGGAGCCTTTAACCTGCCGATATTCAGGATGTTCGCCGACCCGTTCAACACCGCTGGTCTGGTCATCGACCCCAAGATGCACGCCGGCTTCCGCTTCGAGGTCTGGGACATCCTCAAGCACAAGCGCGTCATCCTCAACACCCCGGAGGAGGTCTACGACCTTCTCGCGCTCATTGGAGCCAAGAGCAGGTACGTCATCAAGCGCGTTTACCCGAAGGAAGGCCACCCGCTCCCGAAGGACGAGCCGGTAGCTGTTGTCAGCACCGAGAAGCTCTATGAGATTGCCGGCGAGTACGTTGGCAAGGACGACCCGGTCGCTATAGTCAGGGCCCAGAGCGGACTTCCTGCCCTTGGTGAGGTCCTCGAGCCCTTCGCCTTCCCGCACCTCGTCAGCGGATGGATGAGAGGCTCTCACAACGGCCCGATAATGCCCGTTCCGATGAACTACGCCAACCCGACCAGGTTCGACGGCCCACCGAGGGTTGTCGCGCTCGGCTGGCAGATAAGCCCCGAAGGAAAGCTCGTCGGTCCGGTTGACCTCTTCGACGACCCGGCCTACGACTACGCCAGGCAGAAGGCCCTTGAGATAACCGAGTACATGCGCAGGCACGGCCCGTTCGAGCCCCACAGGCTCCCGCTCGAGGACATGGAGTACACCACCCTGCCGGGCGTGCTGAAGAGGCTTGAGGAGCGCTTCGAGGACATCGAGTGA
- a CDS encoding Tfx family DNA-binding protein encodes MKSFLTEQQIKILRLRARGLKQSEIAELLGTSRANVSILERRALEKIEKARNTLLIWEQINSKVSVDVRRGEDIFNVPERLFEKADKLGIKVPYSTAEIIAFLVEHAPVDDRLAKRDFTLFLDANDRLRVSECILDDFDEIRKKDRSKDPVQGHG; translated from the coding sequence ATGAAGAGCTTTTTGACTGAACAACAGATTAAGATTCTCCGTCTTCGCGCGAGAGGCCTTAAACAGAGCGAGATTGCCGAGCTCCTCGGCACGAGCAGGGCCAACGTTAGCATACTGGAGAGGCGGGCCCTTGAGAAGATTGAGAAGGCCCGAAACACCCTTTTAATCTGGGAGCAGATTAACTCCAAAGTGAGCGTTGATGTGAGGCGGGGAGAGGACATATTCAACGTTCCAGAGAGGCTTTTTGAAAAGGCCGATAAGCTGGGTATAAAAGTTCCCTACAGTACGGCCGAGATAATAGCGTTCCTAGTCGAGCACGCGCCAGTTGACGACAGGCTGGCGAAGAGGGACTTCACGCTCTTCCTCGACGCCAACGACAGGCTTCGCGTCAGCGAGTGTATCCTAGATGATTTTGATGAGATACGGAAGAAGGACCGCAGTAAAGACCCCGTTCAGGGCCATGGCTAA
- a CDS encoding CidB/LrgB family autolysis modulator, with protein MNPYGIALTLAVFYVFSELHARRTAFYTNPVLLSIITIAVILKLGNVSYDSYMESAVFLKFLLGPAVVSLAIPVYKNRALIARYAKEISLGILIGGTTAVLSAYWTAQLLGASETVLRSIAPKSVTTAIAIGVSAKIGGIPSLTAVLVITTGLLGNAFAPELLDVFGVRDRIARGLATGVSSHGLGTARIITEDGLAGAVSGLAMALNGVFTAVLLPYLIKII; from the coding sequence ATGAACCCCTACGGGATAGCCCTAACGCTCGCGGTGTTCTACGTCTTCTCGGAGCTCCACGCGAGGAGAACGGCGTTCTACACGAATCCGGTTCTGCTCTCGATAATCACAATTGCAGTAATCCTCAAGCTCGGAAACGTTTCCTACGACTCGTACATGGAGAGCGCGGTCTTCCTCAAGTTCCTGCTCGGACCGGCAGTCGTGAGCCTGGCAATCCCGGTCTACAAGAACAGGGCACTCATAGCCAGGTACGCAAAGGAAATCTCGCTGGGAATTTTAATCGGCGGAACCACCGCGGTGCTGAGCGCCTACTGGACGGCCCAGTTACTCGGCGCGAGCGAAACCGTTCTTCGAAGCATAGCCCCGAAGAGCGTGACGACTGCCATAGCCATAGGCGTGAGCGCAAAGATAGGCGGAATCCCATCGCTGACGGCGGTTCTGGTGATAACGACCGGACTGCTCGGCAACGCCTTCGCGCCGGAGTTGCTGGACGTCTTTGGAGTCAGGGACAGAATAGCGCGGGGTTTGGCAACGGGGGTTTCCTCCCACGGCCTCGGGACGGCGAGGATAATAACCGAGGACGGATTAGCCGGGGCCGTGAGCGGGTTAGCCATGGCCCTGAACGGGGTCTTTACTGCGGTCCTTCTTCCGTATCTCATCAAAATCATCTAG
- a CDS encoding CidA/LrgA family protein, with protein MKPYRGLAIIFGFYALGEMVSSGLHLPVPGSVLGMLFLLSALLSGAVKLEWVENEAELFVKNMSVLFIPPGVGIVTYLGLIKAQLVPISVALVLSFVVTLFVTAKTVEVVRR; from the coding sequence ATGAAGCCATATCGAGGACTGGCGATAATATTCGGTTTCTACGCGCTCGGCGAGATGGTCAGTTCTGGCCTTCACCTCCCGGTTCCAGGTAGTGTTCTCGGGATGCTGTTCCTGCTCTCGGCGCTTCTGAGCGGTGCCGTGAAGCTTGAGTGGGTCGAAAACGAGGCCGAGCTCTTCGTGAAGAACATGAGCGTCCTCTTCATCCCGCCGGGAGTCGGGATAGTCACTTACCTCGGCCTGATAAAGGCCCAGCTCGTTCCAATATCGGTCGCGCTGGTTCTCAGCTTCGTCGTTACCCTCTTCGTGACCGCAAAAACCGTGGAGGTCGTTCGGAGATGA
- a CDS encoding methyl-accepting chemotaxis protein, protein MQFRKKITATLIVAVLVTVVLGAAIVGYSTITMRSTIHKTLDEQLNQELPKVMSKQIEKPIVEEAGTIAVGSAELGAKLFDDYFDKMKMMGEIATEAVQVAYTNYGTNNPEFKTFLLNRFKAIKSLDSNVANVYFGSSTGNMYIYPEQKLPAGYDPRKRPWYQEAVQKNGPVWTEPYRDASTGKWMVTYSQPVYVNGKFVGVIGIDVFVSTLIEQAKQIKLGESGYIAIIDQKGTVIVHPNQSLVQKLNIYDVPSLKPIAEALKSGNNSGWVVYEFQGIKKIAGYKRMKTTGWIVLAIVPLNELTGPMDKAINSALKESSTKINTQISAVVDDNVRKVFIGSVLAALIGALMVVLAYRILKDTLRPLENLREVAQALAEGRLSEVNRKLKQIRYLENDEIGALIKAFEAVGKDLVGTLNTIATKLERLAEGDLSNGLSMEAKGELREILEDLRDTTHKLKGLIGEIVAVTDELEKKANVLAQISSDVTEAINQVNEAVQQVSIEAQRQQEHINEITEGMRFVAETSAESVRAIEEFEGAVNEVVNIATEGREKGEVSAQQIESIQEMMNDIEGAVSKIAEMSRSIEEITDVITNIAEQTNLLALNAAIEAARAGEAGRGFAVVAQEIRKLAEESKQAADNIKNIIDQITSEIRDAAERTEKGVRVVGESAETLRETVTYLTNIADLLQEASGRMGEVKEQVLRTQEEVDKALRALENLAASAEETTASAEEVSSAVEEQTAATEELERAANDLKNIVEQLRNIISKFKL, encoded by the coding sequence ATGCAATTTCGTAAAAAGATAACCGCAACTCTTATCGTTGCGGTTCTCGTCACGGTTGTTTTGGGGGCAGCGATAGTCGGGTACTCCACGATAACCATGCGCTCCACCATTCATAAAACACTTGATGAACAACTGAACCAGGAACTTCCCAAGGTTATGTCCAAGCAAATTGAAAAACCTATAGTTGAGGAGGCAGGTACTATAGCAGTTGGGTCGGCGGAGCTGGGCGCCAAGCTCTTTGACGACTACTTTGATAAGATGAAGATGATGGGAGAGATTGCAACGGAGGCGGTCCAGGTTGCGTATACAAACTACGGGACCAACAACCCCGAGTTCAAGACGTTTCTTCTCAACAGGTTTAAGGCCATCAAAAGCCTTGACTCAAACGTAGCTAACGTTTACTTTGGTAGCTCTACGGGTAACATGTACATTTATCCTGAGCAGAAGCTTCCGGCCGGTTACGACCCGAGGAAGAGGCCGTGGTACCAGGAGGCAGTCCAGAAGAACGGACCGGTCTGGACTGAACCTTACAGAGATGCCTCAACTGGAAAATGGATGGTGACGTACTCCCAGCCCGTTTACGTCAATGGAAAGTTCGTTGGAGTTATTGGAATAGACGTCTTTGTTTCCACGCTCATAGAACAGGCGAAGCAAATAAAGCTCGGTGAGAGCGGTTATATAGCCATAATTGACCAGAAGGGAACCGTAATAGTCCATCCAAACCAGAGCCTTGTCCAGAAATTAAACATCTACGATGTTCCTTCACTCAAACCAATAGCGGAGGCCCTTAAAAGTGGAAACAACTCCGGTTGGGTTGTTTACGAGTTCCAAGGTATCAAAAAAATCGCCGGTTACAAAAGGATGAAAACGACGGGATGGATTGTTCTGGCAATCGTGCCCCTTAACGAACTCACAGGTCCCATGGACAAGGCCATAAACTCAGCTTTGAAGGAGAGCAGCACAAAAATAAACACCCAGATATCGGCTGTCGTTGATGACAACGTGAGAAAAGTGTTCATAGGCTCAGTGCTGGCGGCCTTAATTGGGGCCCTTATGGTAGTCTTGGCGTACAGGATACTCAAAGACACTCTAAGGCCCCTGGAGAACCTCCGCGAGGTTGCTCAAGCCCTTGCCGAGGGCCGGCTGAGTGAAGTGAACAGAAAGCTCAAACAGATTAGATACCTCGAGAACGATGAGATTGGTGCGTTGATTAAGGCTTTTGAGGCGGTTGGGAAGGACCTCGTTGGAACCTTAAACACGATAGCGACAAAACTCGAACGCCTTGCCGAGGGTGATTTAAGCAACGGCCTCAGCATGGAAGCCAAGGGTGAGCTCAGGGAAATCCTTGAGGACCTCCGCGACACAACCCACAAGCTCAAGGGTCTAATAGGGGAGATAGTGGCGGTCACCGACGAACTCGAAAAGAAGGCAAACGTTCTGGCACAGATATCGAGCGACGTTACCGAGGCGATTAATCAGGTTAATGAGGCGGTTCAGCAGGTTAGCATTGAAGCACAGAGACAGCAGGAGCACATCAACGAAATAACCGAGGGAATGCGCTTTGTAGCAGAAACCAGCGCCGAAAGCGTCAGGGCCATAGAAGAGTTTGAAGGGGCCGTTAACGAAGTCGTTAACATCGCCACCGAAGGCAGGGAGAAGGGCGAGGTCTCGGCCCAGCAGATAGAGAGCATCCAGGAGATGATGAACGACATTGAAGGCGCCGTCAGCAAGATAGCGGAGATGAGTAGGAGTATTGAGGAGATTACGGATGTGATTACGAATATTGCTGAGCAGACGAACCTGCTTGCTCTAAACGCGGCTATTGAGGCGGCTAGGGCTGGGGAAGCGGGTAGAGGCTTTGCAGTCGTTGCCCAGGAGATTAGAAAGCTTGCGGAGGAGAGCAAACAGGCCGCTGACAATATCAAGAACATCATCGACCAGATTACGAGTGAAATTCGGGACGCCGCGGAGAGAACCGAGAAAGGTGTCAGGGTCGTGGGTGAGAGCGCCGAGACCCTCAGGGAGACCGTTACATACCTCACGAACATCGCCGACCTCCTCCAGGAGGCCAGTGGCAGGATGGGCGAAGTGAAAGAACAGGTCCTCAGGACGCAGGAGGAGGTTGATAAGGCGTTGCGTGCTTTGGAGAATTTGGCTGCGAGTGCTGAGGAAACCACTGCGAGTGCTGAGGAGGTTAGTTCTGCTGTTGAAGAGCAGACTGCCGCCACTGAGGAGCTTGAAAGAGCCGCAAACGACCTTAAAAACATCGTTGAACAGCTCAGAAACATCATCAGCAAATTCAAACTCTGA
- a CDS encoding DUF3213 domain-containing protein, producing MTVNPNAKLTRLELQFDKGNWELATAKQYELLTKAEVWRAFLNSYTGRGFVIFDEETLSREKILETLKELNARVVSEKRLTVDELLESSYSWNNILERT from the coding sequence ATGACCGTTAACCCGAATGCGAAGCTCACCCGGCTCGAGCTCCAGTTCGATAAGGGGAACTGGGAGCTTGCAACGGCAAAGCAGTACGAGCTCCTGACGAAGGCTGAGGTCTGGAGGGCTTTCCTCAACAGCTACACCGGGAGAGGCTTCGTGATATTCGACGAAGAGACCCTGTCCAGGGAGAAAATCCTCGAAACCCTGAAGGAACTCAACGCCAGGGTTGTAAGTGAGAAGAGGCTGACCGTGGATGAACTCCTTGAGTCCAGTTACTCCTGGAACAACATCCTTGAGAGAACCTGA